The sequence below is a genomic window from Neoarius graeffei isolate fNeoGra1 chromosome 4, fNeoGra1.pri, whole genome shotgun sequence.
agtccattttaaatgagccttggcccagagaagacgtctgcacttctggatcatgtttagatacggcttcttctttgaactatagagttttagctggcaacagcggatggcacggtgaattgtgttcacagataatgttctctggaaatattcctgagcccattttgtgatttccaatacagaagcatgcctgtatgtgatgcagtgccatctaagggcccgaagatcacgggcacccagtatggttttccggccttgacccttacgcacagagattcttccagattctctgaatcttttgatgatattatgcactgtcgatgatatgttcaaactctttgcaattttacactgtcaaactcctttctgatattgctccactatttgtcggcgcagaattagggggattggtgatcctcttcccatctttacttctgagagccgctgccactccaagatgctctttttatacccagtcatgttaatgacctattgccaattgacctaatgagttgcaatttggtcctccagctgttccttttttgtacctttaacttttccagcctcttattgcccctgtcccaacttttttgagatgtgctgctgtcatgaaatttcaaatgagccaatgtttggcatgaaatttcaaaatgtctcactttcgacatttgatatgttgtctatgttctattgtgaatacaatatcagtttttgagattttgtaaattattgcattccgtttttatttacaatttgtactttgtcccaacttttttggaatcggggttgtacatgtatacacacacacacacacacacacacacagacatatatctgtgtgtgtgtgtgtgtgtgtgtgtgtgtgtgtgtgtgtgtatatgcgcaCGCATCCTCACACCTAACTGGACTTATTGCAGTTAAAGAATGTAACTTGACAGAAATTGGCTTATTAACAGTTATCCCAGAAACTCAAAGGCAGGATGAAATGTTGCAGAAAATAATGTCAGCATTTTGCATCAGATTGAATTGCAAACTTTGTGTGCATGTTTTTAGGATCTGGAATACCTGTGTGAAGGCTTGGAAGGCAGATCATCAAATCCTTTGGCTGTACTCTTTGATTCATTGCTCCTACCAGACAGTGACTTCGGATTGGACTGTGCCTCGCCATTGCTATGGCGGTTTGAGCCAGAAAGAGCCATGACCCACCTTGTGCTTGGAAAAggaccacctggaggggcatggcaCGTAAGTGTCCACAAGAAAAGTGTAACTTCTTTGCACTGTTTAAGAGGGAAGAGAGACTACAAGTATTGctggccttaaaaaaaaaaaacttttaaaagaAGCTGGTAAAAATCTAATTCTTAGTGTGATTTGGTTTAATTTTCAAAGTATGGCACAGATTTGTTGGGATATGGATATATCAAACATGATTTTTACCAGCTTCTTTTAACTTGGTTTTTTATGGCCAGCAATATCCACACTTAAAGGTTTTAAAGGAATACTGTGAAGTAGGACATCGACTttctatagaccccttcacatgtttgtaaacaaaccgagcgttgccaggatgcgcgcgcagcctggactcaaacaatggcgctgcccatagaccgacattatgagctgtcagattatgcaaaacagttgtcgttacaagatcgagaatgctacataaataagttaactctaacaagtggacatcgcctactggatccgcatttaattaaagagtggacggacgatgttagtaagttccctggtatacaatggccagatatatactcgtaccttactgacaagacttcagtgtacacccatgaaaaacttcgtgcctacaagtctttaggcgcatatgattgttatgtgcgggcatgtacaacttgattaacaatgggacattcatattcattttgttttaatcaaattatgccagtgatgtgatggcaatgtggctttagctacaacagcaaatcccaacactaaacagcaatttgcaggaggtaatggcatgaaaggaatgatggtgtaaagagtgcagctaagagaaatcagagctgcgtaaagagcgagaggcagagaccagaaatgaaactgaacggggcgggagctaggttagagcagtcagcgtaagttggcatttagagtgagggcacacaattttacctttccatccttgctttaaaattgtgattttcggcatacacaaataactatgacacaaaatctggactgcttgagtcaagcgagacctctcctacatacaaaattgcatgcaaagctaagttaacatgctaacaatattcattacattgtgtaactatgacccagctaatcagacaaacgttaccaaagtattttgctacatcaataaactaaggccgaatcccatttcaccccttggaccaaccccttggcccttcccctccattttgcgcgttcacgtgaaggggtaggggtatcccaatcccagttaacgcggaggggaagggggagggcttctgtacccctccaaatggagattttcctggagcagactccgaacgaaggggtttgagtgatttcccacaatgccatgcggatttcagcgagatttcatgcggatttcataaagatggcggttcccgcggcgaaagattgtcataaatgtattttctccattatttacgtgttttaagttgttatccagaggaaacacgccgcttgattcgctttcgagctgagaatgagcagcgatttctgaaatccaagctgctgctaaaaagctttgggagtgagtattgttttcggttgctttactgcgtacgttttgttctgttattctcgcttttattgtttacatgagtgttctgacacctcattctgtcggatgtggtgcacgaagcgccaaagatatcccattcagtggtgttagttaacaaatcacaccctgccagcagagatttctggctctgactgtagcggctggtcgcagccaatgacgcatttggtcgcgttttgctaacgtaaacgctgacggaggtacgcgatgacgtatgcgatcgttgaagggctatcccaatacgtaggggttgaatttcaagccctatcccttgtagctcagtttcaaggggaagggccaaggggaaggcggaggggaagggggaggggtaggggtagaaattagaattgggattgggccaaagactagaaagaataaaaaagagagctttaataaatagcctgatcttacctgtgatgaagtgggcgctgcaaacccgcgcatttttgatggtgctttcatcccaggctacacgtttgatggcttgtagtcatagacgtcggcgatttttttggaatgggtgagatcctgctggaattctgtacattttaaccccatcactgctacgattctgacacccgacaacacaacaactaggcatcgctgagtcttttttgagtccaggctgcgcgtgcaatttcctcttgcatatgaatgacgtttactgcgaaggggtctataaaatGCATTTTCAAGTCACAAATGATCAATTTAATAATACTATAACAAAGAAAAcattatagaaaattttaaatacatttttgagTGGGAAACTAATACTGTGTTCTGATATTTCATGTGAAAATTTGAACCCAGAAATCTGTTTCACTCCTGGCCGGCCATGCTGAACAGTCCCGGCAGTATTCTGGCAATCTCTGCTGCTCGTTCACAATAGTTGAATGAAGTACCTTTTAAACAGCCAATCCAAGAATATCCAATGTTTAACAGGTCTTGTCGACTGGCTGTATGAAAAAATTCCAACTGGtgatttgacaaaaaaaaaaaaagcactgaaaCTATCACCCAGTCTCAATTTGTTGCCATTCAGGCACCACATTTTAGGCATCAGTTGCATCTGGCCTGTACATATAGGAGCCAGCATAAAGCACCTCCTTAATCATTTGTGCAACCTCAGATACAATGgaagaattactttttttttttggctgggcagtgtatatttttaatagaaaaaaaatgttttctattCAATTCATTCTGGGTTTTCTGAACTCAGCATAGGATCAGAATTACACACAAGGACAAAAGTTAATATAATATTAGCCCACTTTAGattattattaattcagtggagcTGAAAGTTCCAAAGTGTCTTaatttgccaaggcctcttaacttcctgttagtgatcatgattgactacagctggtagtttttctttgccaacataaaaagggctgggcggcacggtggtgtagtggttggcgctgtcgcctcacagcaagaaggtccgggttcgagccctgtggctggcgagggcctttctgtgcagagtttgcatgttctccccgtgtccgcgtgggtttcctccgggtgctccggtttcccccacagtccaaagacatgcaggttaggttaactggtgactctaaattgaccataggtgtgaatgtgagtgtgaatggttgtctgtgtctgtgtcagccctgtggtgacctggcgacttgtccagggtgtaccccgcctttcgcccatagtcagctgggataggctccagcttgcctgcgaccctgtagaacaggataaagcggctagagataatgagctgagataaaaagggcttgtttgacagcactcactggattgaccatcgGACAGAACAATGGGAAAGTCTAAGGCGCTCAGTGCAGAGAAGGAGggtcatatatttatttatacaactcaggaatgtctcttggaaccatttctaaacaactgcatattccaagatcatcagttcaaacaactttaTGTAAGTACAAGTTTTTGGGAGAtatagccactttgctggaagaagacccaaaccatCGCACTCGGCTGAGAGAAAATTGGTTTGGAATGTCAGGAACCACTAGGCACAGGCCTGccttgaactggaagctgctggaacactgtctcCAGTCAAGTAAGTTTACATTGCCATGGACTgccgtccaagaaagaagcccctgctacaAAATCGATACCTTCAAGtttgactaaagtttgcagctgaccacatggaccaaaaaaaaaagccttctggggaaagttttatggtcagatgagacagagTTTGAGTTGAGACAAagactgagttgtttggccacaatgaccaaaggtacagaggaacactggacCAACTTTTaagcatggtggtagcagcatcatgctctggggatgTTTTTCTGCCAGTGAAACTGGTgcactgcacaaagtggatggaataataaaggaggactacctcagaattcttcagcataacctcaaaccatcagaaacttggctacaagtgggtgttccaacaggacagtgatcccaaatacacatcaaagctggtgggggaatggataaagcaggctaataggcttaaaacaagtcctgacttcaaccctatcaaaaatatatggactgtgcttaagtgtggtccatgccaggaaatacacaaatttaattgaactccatCAATTCTGCCaaaaagagtggtcaaatatccaaccagcatTCTGGCAGATGCttattgatggctaccaaaagcatctaGTCAAGATAAAACTTTCCAagagacatttaaccaaatattagacgtgctatttgtatatttatgatgctgtatgtataattttgaccgtgttgatttcagaaaacccaaaataagttAACTTGTGCCCCAAatgcttgtttgttttatttatatataatatgagaaagatgtatgttgtacaatcattctgccacagaaaaagttcAAAAACAGTTTAAAGAAGTgaatgaaagcccaatattgccatcacATTGGTGATATTCATGTTCATGTCTGTAAACTACTGACCACAAGTGTATGCTATCTGGTATTGCTCATTCTGTTGTTCCTACAGGCTATGGAAGGATCCATGTTAACACTTAGCCTTGCGAATTGGATGGAACTTCCTGGCCTCAATCTGAAGGACTGGATGAGGGAGAAACGCAGGTATGAAGTTGATTTCAAGATCTGTGCATAGGAGCTTTAAAAACCTGTTTTAACAAATAGGAAAGGTTCAGTACTTGGAGAGAACTTTCAGCTTTCAATACAGTGGTTCATATGTATGAAGCAAGCTGTAGGAGTTATGCTGCCTACGACTTAACTCAGAAGTGGGAATTCAGAGCAGAGAATTACATAATTTTCAACCTCTGCATTTGAGCTACACAGTTTAAACAGTGCTTATTTGAATTACTATAGTccctcctgtcagctcaaaccaatctggtcattctccactgatctctctcatcagcaacgtgtttcagcctgcagaccaGTCGCTCACaggatggggttttttttttttgggcaacattctgtgtgaactctagagaccactgtacagtatgtgcaaattccaggagatcagtagtttctgaaatactcaaaccagctaaTCTGGTCCAAAAACAATACCACCATTATAGTCACAGAgataacatcagaatgggggggaaatgtTACATGTGAACTTTAAGTTCAGCtttgggtaatgttcacatcaaccatcagaatgggggggggaAAATGTGATTGCAGTGATTTTGATCAAGGCATGGTtgttgggctggtttgagtatttctgtaACTGCTGATCTATTGggattttaaaggagaactgaaggcaatttttttaagtcaaaattctatttctcattttattaaatataggaatgcgtttttgagagctattttgtcacagttatagcaagttatgagtgttttgaaatatgctacgtaatatatcagtccatatgtcaaagcaatggccgtaaacgagattcgttgagacctgtgcgagacatcgtaggacggaagtaaaacgtacagtggaaatcaaagtgaccaacatctgccaacattccctgtgtctgaaatctctcacttgttcactactccccactccctatatagggaattactatatagaggactatatagtgagctcattggtaaaatgaaaaaacattttTGGATACTAGTCCGCCGTgccggtatttacgtcattactgtcgcacaattaaaacgtgccagatcagttggctggtggattttcaaaataataaatacttgCATGTGTTTTtttgtaataaatccatattatactgagcgtatttcccacattaataaatacaaagtacctgcatctttcagttttttttttttaaatcaagactgaatactttcttctttgccgctgccttttattaaatcaaatttgagactttttaaaTTTGATTTTTCAGCACAACCGCAAGgcgtgatgggatatattgctttggttagtgaccatcattgtagactactttttgtgatgcattgtgggatattttgaatgcactatatagggtgtaaataatcttcactaaggtttcggacagcactacaaaatggcgtccccactatatagtgtcctatatagtgagtagggagcgatttcggacatgggttgtcaaaagatgcgcacaCCCGGaggcgtcgtggctcagtcgactaaggcaccataccataaatccggggaaccgggttcgattccgacccgaggtcatttccccatctctccccgtctctctctccagctcatttcctgtctctacactgtcctatccaataaaggtgaaaaaagccccaaaaaaatattttaaaaaaaagatgcGCACACCCTCTTTCAAAtgttgatgtaatcaagctggaagttttgtttgttttgatggcaatcaggaaagtttgaaaaaagtaggcagtaatcgtcatttaaactcacttttgtgcaatatttagtttgaaaaacagttttcaaaatggcagcactcacacctggctgacacatcacgtttcgaagtctcacacaagtctcgtgaagattgcgcggataagtgacgcctgctgtggaccaaacgaactaaattcaacacggctaaaaaccaaataggccgattaagtataatatttaattgcaattggtTGCCAAtaagagtcacgatataaggtcactaaaaccgaaaacgtaattgaataacacattaattaataaagcaagtttaaaaatgacttcagttcccttttaatgcatagcagtctctagagtttactccgAATGGTTCAATAAAGAAAagacatccagtgagcagcagtccTGTGGATTAAAAACTCCTTGCTGATGTGAAAGATCAATGTAGAATGGCCAGATCGGCCATGCCTGTGCATAACACCTTGAACCTTGGGttataacagcagaagaccaggtcaggttccacttctgtcagccaataaCAGAAAGCTGAGGCAGCAGTAggtacaggctcaccaaaactggacagctgaagactggaaaaacatagcctggtctgatgaatcttgatttctgctaAAACACACAGATGGTAAGGGTCAGAATTGGGCACCAGCAGCATGAATCAATTTACCCGTCCAGGCtgatggaggtggtgtaatggtgtggggaatgtctcCTGAGCACACTTTTGGCCCATTACTACATTCATCACTTGAATGCCACtgcctatttgagtattgttgtgGACCATGTGAATCCCTTCATGGTCACAACGTGCCCTTCTTGTAATGGCTACTTCCAGTATGATGATGcatcatgtcacaaagcaaaagtcgtctcaaactggtttcatgaacatgacaatcaGTTCAGTGTTCTgcagtggccttcccagtcattggatctgaatccaatacaacacctttttttttttttttttttttttttggtgatgtGGTAGAATGGAAGATCCGCATCATAAACGTGCACCTGAAAAATGGACCGGGATCTCAatggaatgtttccaacatcttgtgaaATCCATGCCACaaagaattgaggctgttttgagatCAAAGGGAGGCTCTACCCAGTATATTGTAagcatagtgttcctaataaaacccTCCGTGAGTGTACATGATCTTGGGTATTCTCATAAGGTCTAATCTGGCCTCATTTGAAAAAATTTGAGACATCTCTGATCtaaagcaagtgtgtgtgtgtgtgtgtgtgtacaaaataGCTCCTTTAAAGTAAGAAGTGCTACTTTTGTTTAATAGTTCATGCTATGAGTAGACAAGATGATGATTTGATGTCACCTTGCTGAACTGAGTTTAGGAGAGCATCCTTAGTTCCTACATGGGAGTTTCAATTAGAGGGGacatttttctttgtgtttttgtAGTTGGAGGTCCGAAATTATGACTATGATTAGAAGttaaggcggcacagtggtgtagtggttagcgctgtcgcctcacagcaagaaggtccgggttcgagccccatggccggcgagggcctttctgtgtggagtttgcatgttctccccgtgtccgcgtgggtttcctccgggtgctccggtttcccccacagtccaaagacatgcaggttaggttaaccagtgactctaaattgaccgtaggtgtgagtgtgaatggttgtctgtgtctgtgtgtcagccctgtgatgacctggcgacttgtccagggtgtaccccacctttcgcccgtagtcagctgggataggctccagcttgcctgcgaccctgtagaacaggataaagcggctagagataatgagatgagatgaggataaaggtgctagagataatgggatgagatgagattagaagtTATGACCTTCAGTCAAATGCAACATTAATCCTAGGAGTAAATCTTAAGCATCAAGTACAACAATTGCGTTGTCATAAACTGATTAACTGTACCCCATTTCCATGACATGAGCCAATAGGTGTGCACAAGAAAGAGGATAAGCAcgataccagaacacacagatTAAACAGGTCTTAAAACTAGAGATTTTAGGCAGGTTTTCGGTAAGCTGTTTACCAGAACGttttaatattttaatttgtCTTTGGTCATAAAATAAATTATCTTGTTTATGAACATGCTACTTTTAATCTGCTGAGACCAAGTCATTTGTTAATTACTTTgtattgtgcatgtgtgtttttggTTAGGAATATTCGCAATGACCGTGCCACACCAGCAGATATCGCCTCCTACTACCAGCACTATGTGAACAAGATGGGCCTGAGTAACAGCTTTGCCAATGGTACCACAGTCACCTCAATGCAGCGCGTCTCTCTTCGCCCAGGCTATTCCATCTGGCACATCCAGGGCACACAGAGGTTAGACAATGGTGATGAGGTGCCCTTCTTGGTGCAGGCAGAGAATGTAGTGCTGGCCACAGGCACCAGTGATTCCCCATCCCACCTTGGAGTCGAAGGAGAGTCACTACCCTTTGTATGCCACAGCTTTGGAGAGTTTGAGACGGTCCTCTCAAGTGGACACCTGTGTAGATCATCAGAGCCTGTGCTGGTGGTTGGAGCAGGGCTGACTGCGGCTGACGCTGTTCTATGCGCCCACCATCTCAACGTGCCTGTATATCATGCATTCCGCCGCGGCGTCTTGGACCCAGCACTCATTTTCAACCAGCTGCCCCGTCTTCTCTACCCTGAGTACCACAAAGTGCACCAGATGATGAGTCAGCAGCAGCACCAGCCAAATCAGTCAGTGTCCAATTTACTCTCCCAGCATGCGTCATCACAAGACAATGACCACACTCCTTCGTCCTGCTCCTACCCTGGATATCTGAGCTTCCCCAAACACCGTGTCCTATCTTTTAAACCCAACGGCAAATGCGTCCTGGAGGCAGAGGATGGGCACCACGTGGTGCTACAAGTCTCCTTGGCACTGGTTTTGATTGGCTCGCAACCTAATCTGTCATTTTTGCCTGAGGAGAGACGGCAACTGGGGTTGGAGCCGGGACAACCGATCAGCTGTCGGCGCAACCCAATTAAGGTGGAGCCTTATACCTATGAAAGTGTGCATGAAGAAGGGCTGTATGCCCTGGGTCCTCTGGTAGGTGAGAACTTTGTGCGCTTCCTCAAGGGCGGTGCACTGGGCGCTGCATGCCATCTAttgcaaaaaaggaaaaaagcggGCAAAACGCTATGACTGTCCTGTAATAGCCTGGATCTagaggagagggaaaaaaaagtctCAGTAGTTGGGCATAGGGTTGGGTTCCTATCTTGTACCGACACAGTCCAACAGTTATTTCAgtctgcccttttttttttttttggtgagcaAATAATCAGAAAACATTTGCTGAGGGAGCTTTTCTTGTTAATGAACAATGGGCCTCATTTACTAATCTGTtagtaaagttaaatgttttcatTAACGAAACAAATTTCCAGTGGATTTACAAAAGTTTCAAAGACGTGGGTTTTCTTTGTAACTGTTTGTGTATGTTGATCAGTACCAGTCACTTGTAAATTACCAGGCATGAGCAGAGCACAGTTGATTTGCATCTAGTGATGCCCACAAAACTCGAAAGGCAAATCTCAGTGGTAAAATGAAAGGTAAACATCcaaaaaaatacttttttggAGTTGTTGTTTGAGTCATTCAGTCACTGCTATGCCTAGGTATTAATAGATTGAAGGCAACAGCACTTGAAAAGTCTGGAGCCAAATTGCAGAAAAGAAAAGTGATTCGACGTGAAATCAGAGAAATTATATATTTAATGTAGCCAGGTGATCATGCACACCAAGCATATCATGCAGGCAAGCTAatatataaattatttttttaaatgaaagcatCTTGTCTACTGTTTGCCAGAAATCTCTCACGCACTAATATAATATGCCCTCCCCAATGCAGTGTTGGAAAAACAGGAGCGTATAGAAAGCCTGATGTTGGCATGCAGGATACCAGGGAGTATACGGCACTTCTGCAGCTTGAGACTATTAAATTGGTCACTTAGTGCTGGTTCTAATAAAGTGCTGCACAACATTAAAAGGAGATGCCGTGGTAAATGGAACCGACCTGTACATTGAGCCATTACAGCTCACCCTCCTTTTATACAGCAGCATTTCTTCTTAAttgatatatataaaatatttttgtgtGTAAGGCACGTGGCGCCAAGTCTGCTGTaacccatgtacgatgagactgagtggaataacttttattctgtccacattcaccggattttgagaaatggagcatttttttttattttttgcaagttcaataaataactttatacaaaacatctgacaaaataatttccgcttatcaaatacttttttttccatattttgttggtttttttttttttttgtatttttgggggttttgttttcaagtaggtttttttttttttttttttttggccctcagttggttcagcaacactgcaattttgtttttcctctactcatggtatacgagctgattacctactctactactaggctatcagagcacatgattgctcatatcccgtgaatgtggacagaaataaatatttcatttatttatacaTATATTTCATAAATGTTTTGAATATTTATAATGTATTAATAAATCTGTTTGTATACAGCATGATACATGAGGCCCACTGTGTGGCCAAACCAAATTTGACTAAAATTTACTTGTTGCAAACTGTGGCTCATTTAAATGAGAAAGGGTGCAGAAATGTAAAAATGCAAGCAGACAGCAGTCAATGTTGAGCTTAATTATGTGACCTTAACCCTGCAAACCAACAGAAAAATGGAAGATGGGCTGTGGTCTTCGAGGAACTGGTCATTTAAGTCGTACTCACGCAAGCCGTTTTCTGTCTCCACCCCACAGTTCTCATTTCTGATGGTCCCCATttctgaataatttttttttttttaatcctgtttGCCAAGTCCTGATCTGGTTTTGTCGACAAAGTTGAGGAAGATCTCAAGCTTATCTGACAATATTCTTTCTTAACCAGCTCAACACTGTCTCTCCAGCATCAGTAGTCTGTCAGCAGGATTCCTAGCAACACCAAAGGAACTTTGAGGAGGAAAGAATAAGAAAGGAAAGCGGGTTCAGCAAGGTCTCTACAAACAGCATGTTAACAAGAAAGTATGAACTGtgggttttttggggttttttttttatttgttatttaaaaaaaaaagtatcatggAGAGGAATGGCAAGCGTATTATACATGTTTGGACTTGGAATGTTGATGTTAAGAGGTAAATGCAGCCCAGGATACAGCAGTTTCTTGATTGCAGCCTGTACACCCTGAGACAAAGGTGCTAGATTTTGTGACCTTGCATTTGTTAATGGATTGAGCTGCTGTACTCCAAGAAATCAGGGATTGTATTTATTTTGCTTTAACAAATATGCTAATGGAGCTGTTTGGAAACATGTACTTTCCTATATCTATTTGTATTTATGAGGGCTCTTCCAAGGAAAATTTTGATCCTTGCTATGGAATTCCAGA
It includes:
- the osgn1 gene encoding oxidative stress induced growth inhibitor 1; the protein is MDLPNKDSNNVLPVVIIGNGPSGICLSYLLSGYTPYFSPESFHPNPILHRKLKENSHLSLFEQDLEYLCEGLEGRSSNPLAVLFDSLLLPDSDFGLDCASPLLWRFEPERAMTHLVLGKGPPGGAWHAMEGSMLTLSLANWMELPGLNLKDWMREKRRNIRNDRATPADIASYYQHYVNKMGLSNSFANGTTVTSMQRVSLRPGYSIWHIQGTQRLDNGDEVPFLVQAENVVLATGTSDSPSHLGVEGESLPFVCHSFGEFETVLSSGHLCRSSEPVLVVGAGLTAADAVLCAHHLNVPVYHAFRRGVLDPALIFNQLPRLLYPEYHKVHQMMSQQQHQPNQSVSNLLSQHASSQDNDHTPSSCSYPGYLSFPKHRVLSFKPNGKCVLEAEDGHHVVLQVSLALVLIGSQPNLSFLPEERRQLGLEPGQPISCRRNPIKVEPYTYESVHEEGLYALGPLVGENFVRFLKGGALGAACHLLQKRKKAGKTL